The following are encoded together in the Daucus carota subsp. sativus chromosome 5, DH1 v3.0, whole genome shotgun sequence genome:
- the LOC108222975 gene encoding auxin response factor 2B isoform X2 — MASSEVSSKGNAAQAESLSSGYSDRNDADGGSRAVPAASGGNQVDAETALYTELWRACAGPLVNVPRERELVYYFPQGHIEQVEASTNQVAEQQMPAYNLPSKILCRVVHVHLKAEPDTDEVFAQVTLMPEANQDENAVKKDPKPPPPPRFHVHAFCKTLTASDTSTHGGFSVLRRHADECLPPLDMTKQPPTQELVAKDLHGNDWRFRHIFRGQPRRHLLQSGWSVFVSSKRLVAGDAFIFLRGENGDLRVGVRRALRQQASVPSSVISSHSMHLGVLATAWHAIQTGTMFTVYYKPRTSPAEFIVPFDQYMESVKNNYSIGMRFKMRFEGEEAPEQKFTGTIVGTEESDPKRWPESKWRFLKVRWDEISSIPRPERVSPWNIEPALTPPAINPLPMPKPKRPRSSMLPSSPDSSVLTREVDPSPASAFSRVLQGQEKPTLRGAFAESNESDSSVKPVVWPHSTDEEKMDVLSASQRYRSEKWSPLGRAESSFTDLLSGFGGQTNSSNDFSTASSTQTVATAHSTKVQLPNQEGKFNLMSSPWSMMSSNLSLSLSDSVTKSHLQNDASFQARGSARYGNYNGYTMYPSGQMDDHQQGNWLMPPPLLSYSHIPHSREQIPKNMSAQQQGVKPSDGHCKLFGIPLISNPTTREPEALHRNTIIDVADLGVQLHQSPTLESDQRSEKSKVPEKLIENCEQEKAIQSQPLPRDGQGKVQGSLTRSCTKVHKQGIALGRSVDLTKFSDYDELIAELDQLFEFNGELKARGKDWLVVYTDDEGDMMLVGDDPWQEFCGMVRKIFIYTKEDVQRMDPKRLNPKGEESSLAAEGVNARETKNLPPLSIPEDA; from the exons ATGGCGTCATCGGAAGTATCAAGTAAAGGCAACGCAGCGCAAGCAGAGAGCCTCTCTTCAGGCTACAGTGATCGCAACGATGCTGATGGAGGCTCTAGAGCTGTTCCGGCAGCTTCCGGCGGCAATCAAG TTGATGCAGAGACGGCGTTGTACACAGAGCTTTGGCGAGCTTGTGCTGGTCCGTTAGTTAACGTGCCACGTGAACGCGAGCTCGTTTATTATTTTCCTCAAGGTCATATTGAAcag GTGGAGGCATCTACTAATCAGGTAGCGGAACAACAGATGCCTGCCTATAATCTTCCGTCCAAGATATTGTGCCGTGTTGTTCATGTACACCTGAAG GCTGAGCCGGACACAGATGAAGTGTTTGCGCAAGTGACTTTGATGCCTGAAGCAAAT CAAGATGAGAATGCAGTGAAGAAGGATCCGAAGCCTCCTCCTCCACCTCGTTTTCATGTGCATGCCTTTTGCAAGACACTTACAGCATCCGATACGAGCACTCATGGAGGGTTCTCTGTGTTGAGAAGACACGCTGATGAATGCTTACCCCCACTG GACATGACAAAGCAACCTCCTACACAAGAGTTGGTGGCCAAGGACTTGCATGGAAACGATTGGCGATTTAGACATATATTTCGGG GTCAACCAAGGAGACACTTGCTTCAAAGTGGCTGGAGTGTGTTTGTCAGCTCAAAAAGGCTCGTCGCTGGGGATGCTTTTATATTTCTAAG GGGTGAAAATGGGGACCTTCGAGTTGGTGTTAGACGTGCTTTGAGACAGCAGGCTAGTGTTCCATCgtcagtcatatcaagtcacaGTATGCATCTGGGTGTCCTGGCAACAGCTTGGCATGCAATTCAGACGGGTACAATGTTCACAGTTTATTACAAGCCTAG AACTAGCCCTGCAGAGTTTATTGTTCCATTTGATCAATACATGGAGTCGGTTAAAAACAATTATTCAATAGGGATGCGGTTTAAAATGAGATTTGAAGGAGAAGAAGCCCCTGAACAGAA GTTTACTGGAACCATAGTTGGAACTGAAGAGTCTGATCCCAAAAGATGGCCAGAATCTAAATGGAGGTTTTTAAAG GTCCGATGGGATGAAATTTCTAGTATACCTCGTCCAGAGAGAGTTTCTCCCTGGAATATAGAACCTGCTCTTACTCCTCCGGCAATAAATCCACTCCCAATGCCTAAGCCAAAAAGACCTCGATCAAGCATGTTGCCATCTTCTCCAGACTCCTCTGTCCTTACAAGAGAAG TAGACCCTTCGCCTGCAAGCGCATTCTCGAGGGTCTTGCAAGGTCAAGAAAAACCGACCTTGAGAGGTGCTTTTGCTGAGAGTAACGAGTCCGATTCATCTGTTAAGCCTGTGGTATGGCCACACTCCACTGACGAGGAAAAAATGGATGTTCTTTCTGCTAGCCAGAGATATAGGTCTGAGAAATGGTCACCCTTAGGGAGGGCGGAGTCTTCATTCACAGATTTATTGTCAGGGTTTGGGGGACAAACTAATTCCTCCAATGATTTCTCTACTGCCTCCAGTACCCAGACTGTAGCTACTGCCCACTCGACGAAAGTACAATTGCCAAATCAGGAAGGAAAATTCAACTTAATGTCAAGCCCATGGTCCATGATGTCATCCAATCTCTCACTGAGTCTGTCAGACTCTGTCACTAAAAGTCATTTGCAAAATGATGCTTCTTTCCAGGCTCGAGGGAGTGCTAGATATGGAAATTATAATGGTTACACCATGTATCCTTCTGGTCAAATGGATGATCATCAGCAGGGGAACTGGCTGATGCCTCCACCTCTTCTATCTTATTCTCATATACCTCATTCAAGAGAGCAGATACCAAAAAACATGTCAGCCCAGCAACAGGGGGTGAAACCCAGTGATGGACATTGTAAGCTATTTGGAATACCGCTCATCAGCAACCCAACTACAAGGGAGCCAGAAGCATTGCACAGAAATACAATCATTGATGTTGCCGATCTGGGGGTACAGTTGCATCAGTCACCTACCTTGGAATCTGACCAAAGGTCTGAGAAATCAAAGGTGCCTGAGAAGCTAATTGAAAATTGTGAGCAGGAGAAAGCAATCCAAAGTCAGCCTCTTCCAAGAGATGGTCAAGGGAAAGTACAAGGAAGTCTAACTAGGAGTTGTACCAAG GTGCATAAGCAGGGGATTGCACTAGGTCGATCCGTGGACCTTACCAAGTTTAGTGACTATGATGAACTTATTGCGGAACTAGATCAGTTATTTGAATTCAATGGCGAGCTAAAGGCCCGTGGCAAGGATTGGCTAGTTGTCTATACTGATGATGAGGGTGATATGATGCTTGTTGGAGATGATCCATGGCA GGAATTCTGCGGCATGGTTCGTAAAATCTTTATCTATACCAAAGAGGATGTCCAGCGGATGGATCCAAAAAGGTTAAATCCCAAAGGAGAGGAAAGTTCATTAGCTGCAGAAGGCGTAAATGCAAGAGAAACAAAGAATTTACCACCTCTTTCCATTCCCGAAGATGCTTAA
- the LOC108222852 gene encoding ATP-dependent Clp protease ATP-binding subunit ClpA homolog CD4B, chloroplastic: MAGALVQSTSFPSSVAGERIAQPSRSGKGRTSRRTVKMMCTVHNVPSRVRGFSGLRGANALDMIGKSGQSFHSKVAASTSVQRGRATRIAPKAMFERFTEKAIKVIMLAQEEARRLGHNFVGTEQILLGLIGEGTGIAAKVLKSMGINLKDARVEVEKIIGRGSGFVAVEIPFTPRAKRVLELSLEEARQLGHNYIGSEHLLLGLLREGEGVAARVLENLGADPNNIRTQVIRMVGESVEAGATVGGGSSGNKMPTLEEYGTNLTKLAEEGKLDPVVGRQPQIERVTQILGRRTKNNPCLIGEPGVGKTAIAEGLAQRIATGDVPETIEGKKVITLDMGLLVAGTKYRGEFEERLKKLMEEIKQSDEIILFIDEVHTLIGAGAAEGAIDAANILKPALARGELQCIGATTLDEYRKHIEKDPALERRFQPVKVPEPSVDETIQILKGLRERYEIHHKLRYTDESLVAAAQLSYQYISDRFLPDKAIDLIDEAGSRVRLRHAQLPEEARELEKELRQITKEKNEAVRGQDFEKAGELRDRETDLKTQISALVDRNKEMTKAETEAGDEGPMVTEVDIQHIVSSWTGIPVDKVSSDESDKLLNMEETLHTRIIGQDEAVKAISRAIRRARVGLKNPNRPIASFIFSGPTGVGKSELAKTLATYYFGSEEAMIRLDMSEFMERHTVSKLIGSPPGYVGYTEGGQLTEAVRRRPYTVVLFDEIEKAHPDVFNMMLQILEDGRLTDSKGRTVDFKNTLLIMTSNVGSSVIEKGGRRIGFDLDYDEKDSSYNRIKSLVTEELKQYFRPEFLNRLDEMIVFRQLTKLEVKEIADIMLKEVFERLKGKDIELQVTERFTDRVVEEGYNPSYGARPLRRAIMRLLEDSMAEKMLSREIKEGDSVIVDVDSDGNVTVLNGSSGAPPESLPEPIAV, translated from the exons ATGGCCGGGGCTTTGGTTCAGTCGACGAGCTTCCCTTCTTCAGTTGCTGGAGAGAGGATTGCTCAACCAAGCAGATCAGGGAAGGGCAGGACGTCGAGGCGAACAGTGAAGATGATGTGTACGGTACATAATGTTCCGTCGAGGGTAAGAGGTTTTTCAGGATTAAGAGGAGCTAATGCTTTGGATATGATCGGGAAATCTGGCCAAAGTTTTCATTCGAAGGTGGCAGCTTCAACCTCTGTCCAACGTGGGAGAGCTACCCGAATTGCACCAAAGGCTATGTTTGAGAGGTTCACGGAAAAGGCTATTAAAGTTATTATGCTTGCACAGGAGGAGGCAAGACGGCTTGGTCACAATTTTGTCGGCACGGAGCAGATATTATTGGGTCTTATTGGTGAGGGCACTGGCATAGCTGCTAAAGTGCTCAAGTCAATGGGCATTAACTTAAAAGATGCACGTGTAGAAGTAGAAAAGATTATCGGCAGGGGTAGTGGATTTGTTGCTGTTGAGATTCCTTTCACTCCTCGCGCAAAGCGTGTTTTAGAACTCTCACTAGAAGAAGCCCGCCAATTAG GTCATAATTATATTGGATCTGAGCACTTGTTGTTGGGACTGCTCCGTGAGGGTGAAGGTGTAGCAGCGCGAGTTCTTGAAAATCTAGGTGCTGACCCTAATAACATTCGCACACAG GTTATTCGAATGGTTGGGGAGAGTGTAGAAGCTGGCGCTACTGTTGGAGGTGGAAGTTCTGGCAACAAGATGCCTACACTGGAGGAATATGGTACCAACCTAACAAAGCTAGCAGAGGAG GGTAAATTGGATCCTGTTGTAGGAAGGCAGCCACAAATTGAACGTGTTACTCAAATTCTGGGTCGACGTACAAAAAACAATCCCTGCCTAATTGGAGAACCTGGTGTTGGTAAAACAGCCATTGCAGAAGGCCTTGCCCAAAGGATCGCGACTGGTGATGTACCAGAAACAATAGAGGGGAAAAAG GTTATAACCCTTGACATGGGTCTTCTTGTTGCTGGAACAAAATATCGTGGAGAGTTTGAAGAGAGGCTAAAGAAGCTTATGGAGGAAATTAAGCAAAGTGATGAAATTATCCTATTTATTGATGAGGTTCATACTCTAattggagctggagctgcagAGGGTGCCATTGATGCTGCAAACATTTTAAAACCAGCTCTAGCTAGAGGTGAATTACAG TGCATTGGTGCTACAACCCTTGATGAGTACCGAAAGCACATTGAGAAGGACCCTGCACTGGAAAGGCGATTTCAGCCAGTCAAGGTGCCTGAACCCTCTGTTGATGAAACCATACAGATTCTTAAAGGGCTGAGGGAGCGATATGAGATTCACCACAAACTTCGTTATACCGATGAATCTTTGGTTGCTGCAGCACAGCTGTCATACCAGTACATCAG TGATCGCTTTCTTCCTGACAAAGCAATCGACCTGATTGATGAAGCTGGTTCAAGGGTCAGACTTCGTCATGCACAG CTTCCAGAGGAAGCCAGAGAGCTTGAGAAAGAGCTCAGGCAGATAACAAAAGAGAAGAATGAAGCTGTTCGTGGCCAGGACTTTGAAAAG GCTGGGGAGTTGCGTGATAGAGAAACAGACCTGAAGACACAGATATCAGCTCTTGTAGACAGAAACAAAGAGATGACCAAGGCGGAGACTGAGGCAGGGGACGAAGGTCCCATGGTGACAGAAGTGGATATTCAGCACATTGTCTCATCATGGACCGGTATACCTGTTGACAAAGTATCAtctgatgaatctgacaaaCTTCTGAATATGGAAGAGACCCTTCACACACGAATCATTGGTCAGGATGAAGCTGTTAAAGCCATTAGCCGTGCTATCCGTCGTGCCAGGGTTGGACTGAAGAATCCTAATAGACCCATTGCTAGTTTTATCTTCTCTGGTCCAACTGGGGTGGGAAAGTCAGAGCTGGCAAAGACATTGGCTACATACTACTTTGGCTCTGAAGAAGCGATGATCCGACTTGATATGAGTGAATTTATGGAAAGGCACACAGTCTCCAAGCTCATTGGTTCACCTCCTGGTTATGTTGGGTATACAGAAGGTGGTCAGCTAACTGAAGCTGTCAGGCGCCGTCCCTACACAGTGGTTCTTTTTGATGAGATAGAGAAGGCTCACCCTGATGTTTTCAATATGATGCTTCAGATCCTGGAGGATGGGAGGTTGACAGATAGCAAAGGTAGAACTGTTGACTTCAAGAACACACTCTTAATTATGACATCAAATGTTGGAAGTAGTGTTATTGAGAAGGGGGGTCGTCGCATAGGTTTTGATCTTGATTATGATGAGAAGGATAGCAGTTATAACCGCATCAAGAGCCTGGTCACTGAGGAACTTAAACAATATTTTAGGCCAGAATTTCTTAATAGGTTGGATGAGATGATTGTGTTCAGGCAGCTCACCAAGCTTGAGGTGAAGGAGATTGCAGATATTATGCTCAAGGAAGTGTTTGAGAGGCTGAAGGGTAAAGACATTGAACTTCAGGTTACAGAGAGGTTTACTGATAGAGTGGTTGAGGAAGGATACAATCCCAGTTATGGAGCCAGGCCTCTAAGAAGAGCCATAATGAGACTCTTGGAGGACAGTATGGCCGAGAAGATGCTTTCTAGAGAGATCAAGGAGGGTGATTCTGTAATTGTTGATGTTGATTCTGACGGTAATGTGACTGTTCTCAATGGCAGTAGTGGTGCCCCTCCAGAGTCATTGCCCGAGCCAATTGCCGTGTAG
- the LOC108222975 gene encoding auxin response factor 2B isoform X1: MASSEVSSKGNAAQAESLSSGYSDRNDADGGSRAVPAASGGNQVDAETALYTELWRACAGPLVNVPRERELVYYFPQGHIEQVEASTNQVAEQQMPAYNLPSKILCRVVHVHLKAEPDTDEVFAQVTLMPEANQDENAVKKDPKPPPPPRFHVHAFCKTLTASDTSTHGGFSVLRRHADECLPPLDMTKQPPTQELVAKDLHGNDWRFRHIFRGQPRRHLLQSGWSVFVSSKRLVAGDAFIFLRGENGDLRVGVRRALRQQASVPSSVISSHSMHLGVLATAWHAIQTGTMFTVYYKPRTSPAEFIVPFDQYMESVKNNYSIGMRFKMRFEGEEAPEQKFTGTIVGTEESDPKRWPESKWRFLKVRWDEISSIPRPERVSPWNIEPALTPPAINPLPMPKPKRPRSSMLPSSPDSSVLTREGSSKLAVDPSPASAFSRVLQGQEKPTLRGAFAESNESDSSVKPVVWPHSTDEEKMDVLSASQRYRSEKWSPLGRAESSFTDLLSGFGGQTNSSNDFSTASSTQTVATAHSTKVQLPNQEGKFNLMSSPWSMMSSNLSLSLSDSVTKSHLQNDASFQARGSARYGNYNGYTMYPSGQMDDHQQGNWLMPPPLLSYSHIPHSREQIPKNMSAQQQGVKPSDGHCKLFGIPLISNPTTREPEALHRNTIIDVADLGVQLHQSPTLESDQRSEKSKVPEKLIENCEQEKAIQSQPLPRDGQGKVQGSLTRSCTKVHKQGIALGRSVDLTKFSDYDELIAELDQLFEFNGELKARGKDWLVVYTDDEGDMMLVGDDPWQEFCGMVRKIFIYTKEDVQRMDPKRLNPKGEESSLAAEGVNARETKNLPPLSIPEDA; the protein is encoded by the exons ATGGCGTCATCGGAAGTATCAAGTAAAGGCAACGCAGCGCAAGCAGAGAGCCTCTCTTCAGGCTACAGTGATCGCAACGATGCTGATGGAGGCTCTAGAGCTGTTCCGGCAGCTTCCGGCGGCAATCAAG TTGATGCAGAGACGGCGTTGTACACAGAGCTTTGGCGAGCTTGTGCTGGTCCGTTAGTTAACGTGCCACGTGAACGCGAGCTCGTTTATTATTTTCCTCAAGGTCATATTGAAcag GTGGAGGCATCTACTAATCAGGTAGCGGAACAACAGATGCCTGCCTATAATCTTCCGTCCAAGATATTGTGCCGTGTTGTTCATGTACACCTGAAG GCTGAGCCGGACACAGATGAAGTGTTTGCGCAAGTGACTTTGATGCCTGAAGCAAAT CAAGATGAGAATGCAGTGAAGAAGGATCCGAAGCCTCCTCCTCCACCTCGTTTTCATGTGCATGCCTTTTGCAAGACACTTACAGCATCCGATACGAGCACTCATGGAGGGTTCTCTGTGTTGAGAAGACACGCTGATGAATGCTTACCCCCACTG GACATGACAAAGCAACCTCCTACACAAGAGTTGGTGGCCAAGGACTTGCATGGAAACGATTGGCGATTTAGACATATATTTCGGG GTCAACCAAGGAGACACTTGCTTCAAAGTGGCTGGAGTGTGTTTGTCAGCTCAAAAAGGCTCGTCGCTGGGGATGCTTTTATATTTCTAAG GGGTGAAAATGGGGACCTTCGAGTTGGTGTTAGACGTGCTTTGAGACAGCAGGCTAGTGTTCCATCgtcagtcatatcaagtcacaGTATGCATCTGGGTGTCCTGGCAACAGCTTGGCATGCAATTCAGACGGGTACAATGTTCACAGTTTATTACAAGCCTAG AACTAGCCCTGCAGAGTTTATTGTTCCATTTGATCAATACATGGAGTCGGTTAAAAACAATTATTCAATAGGGATGCGGTTTAAAATGAGATTTGAAGGAGAAGAAGCCCCTGAACAGAA GTTTACTGGAACCATAGTTGGAACTGAAGAGTCTGATCCCAAAAGATGGCCAGAATCTAAATGGAGGTTTTTAAAG GTCCGATGGGATGAAATTTCTAGTATACCTCGTCCAGAGAGAGTTTCTCCCTGGAATATAGAACCTGCTCTTACTCCTCCGGCAATAAATCCACTCCCAATGCCTAAGCCAAAAAGACCTCGATCAAGCATGTTGCCATCTTCTCCAGACTCCTCTGTCCTTACAAGAGAAG GTTCATCTAAATTAGCAGTAGACCCTTCGCCTGCAAGCGCATTCTCGAGGGTCTTGCAAGGTCAAGAAAAACCGACCTTGAGAGGTGCTTTTGCTGAGAGTAACGAGTCCGATTCATCTGTTAAGCCTGTGGTATGGCCACACTCCACTGACGAGGAAAAAATGGATGTTCTTTCTGCTAGCCAGAGATATAGGTCTGAGAAATGGTCACCCTTAGGGAGGGCGGAGTCTTCATTCACAGATTTATTGTCAGGGTTTGGGGGACAAACTAATTCCTCCAATGATTTCTCTACTGCCTCCAGTACCCAGACTGTAGCTACTGCCCACTCGACGAAAGTACAATTGCCAAATCAGGAAGGAAAATTCAACTTAATGTCAAGCCCATGGTCCATGATGTCATCCAATCTCTCACTGAGTCTGTCAGACTCTGTCACTAAAAGTCATTTGCAAAATGATGCTTCTTTCCAGGCTCGAGGGAGTGCTAGATATGGAAATTATAATGGTTACACCATGTATCCTTCTGGTCAAATGGATGATCATCAGCAGGGGAACTGGCTGATGCCTCCACCTCTTCTATCTTATTCTCATATACCTCATTCAAGAGAGCAGATACCAAAAAACATGTCAGCCCAGCAACAGGGGGTGAAACCCAGTGATGGACATTGTAAGCTATTTGGAATACCGCTCATCAGCAACCCAACTACAAGGGAGCCAGAAGCATTGCACAGAAATACAATCATTGATGTTGCCGATCTGGGGGTACAGTTGCATCAGTCACCTACCTTGGAATCTGACCAAAGGTCTGAGAAATCAAAGGTGCCTGAGAAGCTAATTGAAAATTGTGAGCAGGAGAAAGCAATCCAAAGTCAGCCTCTTCCAAGAGATGGTCAAGGGAAAGTACAAGGAAGTCTAACTAGGAGTTGTACCAAG GTGCATAAGCAGGGGATTGCACTAGGTCGATCCGTGGACCTTACCAAGTTTAGTGACTATGATGAACTTATTGCGGAACTAGATCAGTTATTTGAATTCAATGGCGAGCTAAAGGCCCGTGGCAAGGATTGGCTAGTTGTCTATACTGATGATGAGGGTGATATGATGCTTGTTGGAGATGATCCATGGCA GGAATTCTGCGGCATGGTTCGTAAAATCTTTATCTATACCAAAGAGGATGTCCAGCGGATGGATCCAAAAAGGTTAAATCCCAAAGGAGAGGAAAGTTCATTAGCTGCAGAAGGCGTAAATGCAAGAGAAACAAAGAATTTACCACCTCTTTCCATTCCCGAAGATGCTTAA